The proteins below come from a single Zhouia spongiae genomic window:
- a CDS encoding glycoside hydrolase family 20 protein, which produces MKVNFKRVLILALAVLLQVGCQKQKTTFTESDIKIIPHPKELTLNQGSFIFDADTKFVVTSDTQLQAAQILIDRFKTAAGLELELTKDQPSSNFVILKDNSQLGAEAYTLVVGDDNIVIEASDLSGFVYGIETLRQLLPVAVEKNTVSADVSWEVPNVNIADAPRYKWRGLMLDVSRHFFEKDYVMKTIDRLSYLKMNTLHLHLVDDQGWRIEIKKYPKLTEVGAYRVDQEDKHWNARPRAKADEKGTYGGFYTQEDIKEIVAYAEKRGITVVPEIEMPAHVSSAVAAYPSLSCFETPISVPSGGLWPITDIYCAGKESTFEFLENVLVEVMDLFPSKYIHVGGDEATKTNWEKCPHCQKRIKAEGLENVEELQSYFIKRMERFISSKDRILIGWDEILEGGLAPGATVMSWRGVKGGLEASEQGHDVVMTPGSHCYFDHYQGPQDSEPAAWGGYTPLSKVYEFDPTVDGMSDEQAKHVLGGQANLWAEYIPDTDQSEYMIYPRIAALSETLWSPKEGRSWNEFTTRIIPMFDRFAAMGINYAKSVYTIREEAIVDEETGAVSVSLSNEIEGSDIRYVLNDGDLNTDAVKYDKPIQITETTTIKASYFVNDKPAGKIFEKSFKYHKAVGKKVTYNTEVNDRYQGTGATTQVNVLRGTKNFHDGQWQAWLAKDMEVVIDLDEPAEVSKVSVGALENQGPGIYYPTMVEVWTSDDGQNFVSAGKTERAYAATGDATIKDFEVTFEKKSARYIKVKATNLKQTPTGGGVFLFVDEIIVE; this is translated from the coding sequence ATGAAAGTGAATTTTAAACGTGTACTTATTTTAGCGCTGGCAGTTTTATTACAGGTGGGCTGCCAAAAACAAAAAACAACTTTTACAGAATCGGATATAAAAATCATTCCTCACCCCAAAGAGTTAACCCTTAACCAGGGATCATTCATCTTTGATGCTGATACAAAATTTGTAGTTACCTCAGATACCCAGTTACAAGCAGCACAAATATTGATTGACAGGTTTAAAACAGCTGCAGGTTTGGAGCTTGAATTAACTAAAGATCAACCTTCTTCTAATTTCGTTATTTTAAAAGATAATTCACAGCTTGGAGCAGAAGCCTATACATTGGTGGTTGGTGATGATAATATCGTTATAGAGGCTTCAGATTTAAGTGGATTTGTTTATGGTATAGAAACGTTAAGACAATTACTGCCGGTAGCCGTAGAAAAGAACACGGTAAGTGCAGATGTATCATGGGAAGTGCCAAACGTCAATATTGCTGATGCCCCACGATACAAATGGAGAGGACTTATGCTGGATGTTTCTCGTCATTTTTTTGAAAAAGATTATGTGATGAAGACCATCGATCGTTTATCATATCTAAAGATGAATACACTACACCTGCATTTGGTAGATGATCAGGGATGGCGCATAGAAATTAAAAAATACCCAAAACTGACCGAAGTAGGTGCTTACAGGGTTGACCAGGAAGATAAGCACTGGAATGCAAGACCCAGAGCAAAGGCGGATGAAAAGGGTACCTACGGTGGCTTTTATACCCAAGAGGATATAAAAGAAATAGTGGCTTATGCCGAAAAAAGAGGTATTACGGTTGTACCGGAAATTGAAATGCCTGCACACGTAAGTAGTGCGGTTGCAGCATATCCTTCTTTATCTTGTTTTGAAACTCCTATATCTGTACCATCAGGAGGTTTATGGCCTATCACGGATATTTATTGTGCAGGGAAAGAATCAACTTTTGAATTTCTTGAAAATGTACTTGTAGAAGTGATGGATTTGTTTCCTTCCAAATACATCCATGTAGGAGGAGATGAAGCAACTAAAACGAATTGGGAAAAATGCCCGCATTGTCAGAAACGAATCAAAGCGGAAGGACTTGAAAATGTAGAAGAACTTCAAAGCTATTTCATCAAAAGGATGGAACGTTTTATTAGTTCAAAAGATCGTATCCTTATTGGATGGGATGAAATTCTCGAAGGCGGTTTGGCTCCGGGAGCTACCGTGATGAGCTGGAGAGGTGTAAAAGGTGGTTTAGAAGCGTCAGAGCAAGGCCATGATGTAGTAATGACTCCGGGATCACATTGTTATTTCGATCATTATCAAGGGCCTCAGGATTCAGAGCCAGCTGCATGGGGCGGATATACGCCTTTGAGTAAAGTGTATGAGTTTGATCCAACTGTCGATGGGATGTCTGATGAGCAAGCAAAACATGTACTTGGTGGTCAAGCCAATTTATGGGCTGAATATATACCTGATACCGATCAGTCTGAATATATGATTTATCCAAGAATAGCTGCTTTGTCAGAAACACTATGGAGCCCTAAGGAAGGTAGAAGCTGGAATGAATTTACGACGCGGATTATTCCAATGTTCGATCGTTTTGCAGCTATGGGAATCAATTATGCCAAGAGTGTCTATACCATCAGGGAAGAAGCAATCGTCGATGAGGAAACAGGGGCTGTTTCGGTTTCATTAAGTAACGAAATTGAAGGTTCAGATATTCGATATGTACTTAATGACGGAGATTTAAATACAGATGCTGTTAAATATGATAAGCCAATTCAGATAACAGAGACTACCACCATAAAGGCATCTTATTTTGTAAACGATAAACCGGCAGGCAAGATTTTCGAAAAGAGCTTCAAATACCATAAAGCAGTTGGCAAAAAAGTAACTTATAATACAGAGGTGAATGACAGGTACCAGGGTACTGGTGCAACTACGCAGGTGAATGTATTAAGAGGTACCAAGAATTTTCACGATGGTCAATGGCAAGCATGGCTGGCAAAAGACATGGAAGTGGTTATAGATCTTGATGAACCTGCAGAGGTTTCAAAAGTTTCTGTGGGAGCGTTGGAAAATCAGGGTCCTGGAATATACTACCCAACCATGGTTGAGGTGTGGACTTCTGACGACGGACAGAACTTTGTGTCTGCGGGGAAAACAGAAAGAGCTTATGCTGCCACTGGAGATGCAACCATTAAAGACTTTGAGGTGACTTTTGAGAAAAAGAGCGCACGTTATATTAAGGTGAAAGCTACGAACCTGAAACAAACACCTACTGGTGGTGGCGTGTTTCTCTTTGTTGATGAAATTATAGTAGAATAA
- a CDS encoding c-type cytochrome domain-containing protein produces the protein MKLKRHISVIAGLLIAQIAFADTGDAVSGITGFLGRLHPMILHLPIGAILLVFFLDVAGRVKKTYPKEIVRKGLAFSSFFAILAAVFGYFLSLEGGYEEKTLNLHLYTGILTALLITVLFLMSLSESSAVKRSFFPCFVLTLIAITVAGHYGSVLTHGSDFLTEQLQSKPEPDKVATVDSLHYFNDIVYPILDNKCISCHNPEKKKGDLSLKTMSEILKGGENGKVISAGDSKESMLVNVLHLPLEDDHHMPPKGKKQVTEEEAYLLSYWIDHGADFNNKVVAYQKNDTINKLLEAYVVEEEVEPEEADLADIRELIDNGFRVQKIVADKSFLSVKYLPKKIDKNAMRLLENVAEQVKELDLGGSDFNDDLGTYLEAFKNVRFLKLDNTLITDKVLVHLEEISKLKILNLHNTEVSEKGLSLLLEKLQPEKVYVWNTKMDDKALAMIAKSSNVELISGVFEGFTEDATLNPPEFNSNKSVFLDTVQVKLSSQVRNVQFYYTTDGSDPDSDSEPMPETLLIEEPLIFKAKAFKNDWLPSPVVTREYFKVKYVVEDFQLEKEPNKKYPGSGKLFDLVEGTTSFSDGKWAGFEGDNMVAEITLGEAKELENITISCLEDVSSWIFFPKSISVYTKDENGNYTKLSEQETSRRGDIMEDKKQRFTLNFPKTAIKNLKIVVNNYGKLPKWHDGAGSDAWLFIDEVLIW, from the coding sequence ATGAAATTAAAAAGACACATATCAGTAATAGCAGGATTATTAATAGCACAAATAGCCTTCGCAGATACCGGCGATGCTGTTTCTGGTATTACAGGGTTTTTGGGAAGGCTGCACCCCATGATTCTACACCTTCCAATAGGTGCAATCTTGCTGGTTTTCTTTCTGGATGTAGCAGGAAGAGTAAAAAAAACATACCCAAAGGAAATTGTAAGGAAAGGTTTAGCTTTTAGTAGCTTCTTTGCAATTTTAGCAGCGGTTTTCGGCTATTTCTTATCCCTTGAAGGTGGTTATGAAGAAAAAACACTAAACCTGCATTTGTATACAGGAATCCTTACCGCTCTGTTGATTACAGTGCTCTTCCTGATGTCTTTAAGTGAATCCAGCGCTGTAAAAAGAAGTTTTTTTCCATGCTTTGTACTTACTCTTATAGCTATTACTGTGGCAGGTCATTATGGTAGTGTACTAACCCATGGCAGTGATTTTTTAACAGAACAGCTGCAATCAAAACCTGAACCTGATAAAGTTGCAACCGTAGACAGTTTGCATTATTTCAATGATATAGTGTATCCGATACTTGATAATAAATGTATCAGTTGCCATAACCCTGAAAAAAAGAAAGGAGACTTATCATTGAAAACAATGAGCGAGATCCTAAAGGGAGGTGAAAACGGGAAGGTTATTAGCGCAGGAGATTCAAAAGAGAGTATGCTGGTGAACGTTCTTCACTTGCCGTTGGAAGATGATCACCATATGCCGCCAAAAGGGAAAAAGCAAGTTACGGAAGAAGAGGCTTATTTGCTATCCTATTGGATTGATCATGGGGCTGATTTTAATAACAAAGTGGTAGCCTATCAAAAAAACGATACCATAAATAAGTTGCTTGAAGCCTATGTGGTGGAAGAAGAGGTGGAACCGGAAGAGGCTGATTTAGCTGATATCCGGGAATTAATAGACAATGGCTTTCGGGTACAGAAGATAGTGGCCGATAAATCGTTTTTAAGTGTAAAGTACCTCCCGAAAAAGATCGATAAAAATGCAATGCGTTTACTTGAAAATGTGGCAGAGCAGGTGAAGGAATTAGATTTAGGAGGGAGTGATTTTAATGATGATTTAGGGACTTATCTGGAGGCTTTTAAAAATGTAAGATTCCTTAAATTGGATAATACACTTATTACGGATAAGGTATTGGTTCATCTGGAGGAAATCTCCAAACTGAAAATACTGAATCTTCATAATACAGAAGTATCAGAAAAAGGATTGAGTCTTCTTCTCGAAAAGCTACAACCTGAAAAGGTGTATGTATGGAATACAAAAATGGATGATAAGGCATTGGCTATGATTGCCAAATCCAGCAATGTAGAACTTATTTCAGGGGTTTTTGAAGGATTTACTGAAGATGCTACTTTAAATCCGCCTGAGTTCAATAGTAATAAATCGGTTTTTTTAGATACAGTTCAGGTGAAACTCAGTAGCCAGGTTAGAAATGTCCAATTTTACTATACTACAGATGGCTCCGATCCGGATTCAGATTCAGAGCCAATGCCGGAAACATTGCTTATTGAGGAACCACTGATTTTTAAGGCAAAGGCTTTTAAAAATGACTGGTTGCCCAGCCCTGTTGTTACTAGAGAATACTTTAAAGTTAAATATGTAGTTGAAGATTTTCAACTTGAAAAAGAGCCCAATAAAAAATACCCCGGATCCGGGAAACTTTTTGATCTGGTTGAAGGAACTACAAGTTTCTCAGACGGTAAATGGGCGGGGTTTGAAGGAGATAATATGGTGGCGGAAATTACGCTGGGAGAAGCAAAAGAGCTCGAAAATATTACTATAAGCTGTCTGGAAGACGTTAGCAGTTGGATATTTTTCCCAAAATCAATTTCCGTTTATACCAAAGATGAAAACGGGAACTATACAAAGCTGAGTGAACAAGAAACAAGCCGTCGCGGCGATATTATGGAAGATAAGAAACAGCGCTTTACTTTAAACTTCCCTAAAACAGCGATCAAAAATCTAAAAATTGTAGTGAATAACTATGGTAAGTTGCCGAAATGGCACGATGGAGCTGGAAGCGATGCCTGGTTGTTTATAGATGAGGTTTTAATATGGTAA
- a CDS encoding 6-bladed beta-propeller, producing MMQSGRRSFLKKSALATGGLLTFSQLSSAFSIDRNNDIIIGHNNHRYKVNLNWGDLDPAKTPVKDCHEIVQDSQGRIVMLTNHTKNNVLIYDKSGKLLDKWGTEYPGGHGLTLAKENGEDFLFITDYERHQVIKTTIDGKVVMTLDCPLDTGHYAQKEAYKPTETTVLENGDFYIADGYGNQFILHYNHKGELLNVFGGRGREEHQFINAHGICYDNRDKANPCLLITAREQNVLKKFSLEGEYLSSIPVPGALICRPVIHNNEVYFAVLKSKEAANDDSGFLLIMDDQDQVVSCPGATKPVYENHQLDQLYQTIRLFQHPHDVCVDEDDSIYVAQWNSGQTYPIKLTRV from the coding sequence ATGATGCAATCCGGAAGAAGAAGTTTTCTTAAAAAATCGGCTTTAGCCACAGGAGGTTTACTCACATTTTCACAATTAAGCAGTGCCTTCAGTATTGATAGAAATAACGATATAATTATAGGTCATAACAATCACCGCTACAAAGTTAACCTGAATTGGGGCGACCTCGACCCAGCCAAGACACCTGTAAAGGACTGTCATGAAATTGTTCAGGATTCTCAAGGGCGTATTGTAATGCTAACCAATCATACAAAAAATAATGTGCTCATTTATGATAAGTCAGGTAAACTTTTGGATAAATGGGGGACGGAATATCCGGGTGGACACGGACTAACCCTGGCCAAGGAAAATGGGGAGGACTTCCTGTTTATTACAGATTATGAACGTCACCAGGTTATCAAAACAACCATCGATGGCAAAGTGGTGATGACCCTTGATTGTCCGTTGGATACCGGTCATTATGCTCAAAAGGAGGCATACAAGCCTACGGAGACCACTGTGCTTGAGAACGGAGACTTTTATATTGCAGACGGCTATGGGAATCAGTTCATTTTGCATTATAATCATAAAGGAGAATTGTTGAACGTATTTGGAGGAAGAGGAAGAGAAGAGCACCAGTTTATAAATGCTCATGGTATCTGCTACGATAATAGAGACAAGGCGAATCCATGTTTACTTATAACAGCTCGCGAACAGAATGTGCTTAAAAAGTTTAGCCTGGAAGGTGAATATCTATCTTCAATTCCAGTGCCTGGAGCTCTAATCTGTCGTCCTGTAATTCACAATAATGAAGTTTATTTTGCAGTGTTAAAATCAAAGGAAGCAGCCAACGACGATTCAGGATTTTTGTTAATTATGGATGATCAGGATCAGGTGGTTTCATGCCCGGGTGCTACAAAGCCGGTTTACGAAAACCATCAATTAGATCAATTATACCAGACTATTAGGCTGTTTCAGCATCCTCATGATGTCTGTGTTGATGAAGATGATAGTATTTATGTGGCCCAATGGAATTCCGGACAGACATACCCTATAAAACTTACCAGAGTATGA
- a CDS encoding DUF1501 domain-containing protein → MSELYKHFNHNNRRHFIKNASLALGGLAMAAMTDPLKIFGANSNAQAMPDLGNGPLNLPHFAPKAKRVVYLFQSGGPSQLELFDYKPLLHKLRGTDLPESVRMGQRLTGMTSGQANFPLVGSQYKFNQYGQSRAWVSDLMPYTAKIADELCFVKTMHTEAINHDPAITFFQTGSQQSGRPSMGSWMSYGLGSMNDNLPTFSVLLSRGTGRLNGQPLYSRLWGNGFLSSLHQGVQFRAGKDPVLYLKDPDGMSRAERRKMLDHLAEMNHFQEEKFGDPEINSRIAQYEMAYKMQTSVPETMNIDDEPDHIFRMYGPDSYKPGTYAANCILARRLLEKDVRFVQLYHMGWDQHDNLPGQIEKQAKDVDQPTAALIMDLKQRGLLEDTLVIWGGEFGRTNYSQGVLTDTNYGRDHHPKCFSVFMAGGGVKPGFTYGETDEFGYNVVKDPVHVHDLHATILHLMGVDHERMTYKHQGRRFRLTDVAGNVINDLIG, encoded by the coding sequence ATGAGTGAATTGTATAAGCATTTTAATCATAATAATCGGAGGCATTTTATTAAAAATGCCAGCTTGGCACTCGGTGGTCTCGCCATGGCTGCTATGACTGATCCGCTGAAGATTTTTGGTGCCAATTCAAATGCTCAGGCAATGCCTGATCTTGGAAACGGACCTCTTAATTTACCTCATTTTGCTCCAAAAGCTAAAAGAGTAGTATACCTTTTTCAAAGTGGAGGGCCATCGCAATTAGAATTGTTTGATTATAAACCCTTACTTCACAAACTTAGAGGAACTGATTTACCGGAATCAGTAAGGATGGGACAGCGACTAACAGGAATGACCTCAGGTCAGGCTAACTTTCCGTTGGTTGGAAGTCAATATAAATTTAATCAGTATGGGCAGTCAAGAGCATGGGTAAGTGATTTAATGCCTTATACGGCTAAAATTGCCGATGAACTTTGTTTTGTAAAAACGATGCATACAGAGGCTATCAATCACGATCCGGCCATTACATTTTTTCAAACGGGCTCGCAACAATCGGGAAGACCGAGTATGGGCTCCTGGATGAGTTACGGCTTGGGAAGCATGAATGATAACCTGCCTACCTTCTCAGTATTGCTTTCAAGAGGAACCGGTAGACTCAACGGGCAACCATTATATTCCAGATTATGGGGGAACGGATTCTTGAGTTCCTTACATCAGGGAGTGCAATTCAGAGCAGGGAAAGATCCTGTTTTATATCTTAAAGATCCTGATGGAATGTCGCGGGCAGAAAGACGTAAAATGCTTGACCACTTGGCTGAAATGAATCATTTTCAAGAAGAGAAGTTTGGAGATCCCGAGATCAATAGCAGAATAGCCCAATACGAAATGGCCTATAAAATGCAAACTTCGGTACCTGAAACGATGAATATAGATGATGAACCTGACCATATTTTTAGAATGTATGGTCCTGATTCATACAAGCCGGGGACTTACGCTGCAAACTGTATACTAGCGAGAAGATTACTGGAAAAAGATGTGCGCTTTGTGCAGTTGTATCACATGGGATGGGATCAACACGACAATTTACCGGGCCAAATCGAAAAGCAGGCGAAGGATGTAGATCAACCGACCGCTGCTTTAATTATGGATCTAAAACAACGTGGATTATTAGAAGATACCCTGGTTATTTGGGGCGGGGAGTTTGGAAGAACAAATTACAGTCAGGGAGTATTAACAGATACTAATTATGGCCGTGATCACCACCCTAAATGTTTCTCTGTTTTTATGGCAGGAGGAGGAGTGAAACCTGGCTTCACCTATGGTGAAACAGATGAGTTTGGATATAATGTGGTAAAAGATCCTGTGCATGTTCACGATCTTCACGCTACGATCCTGCATTTAATGGGCGTTGATCATGAAAGAATGACCTATAAGCATCAGGGGAGACGTTTCAGGCTTACGGATGTTGCGGGTAATGTAATTAATGATTTAATAGGGTAA
- a CDS encoding chitobiase/beta-hexosaminidase C-terminal domain-containing protein — MKNLVVLLGLLLMSGCKIDKDSKANKYLQSEAVALVAPTLVASNLVIDSVATLKASLPYPDVEIHYTSDGTAPDEASPEYTGPIKVTNPGVYTFRAYHPFLQSSEISTVTFYKSGIKVREVSMLNEINAKYPGNGVNTLIDNQKGSNSYSDGRWMGFDEDVVVELEMPSENKATKVIIGYMSATGAWIFSPAKITVWVSDDKQDYTQVGMVEIETEKKGDDTALKNVEIPINRTGKYFKIKIENLKEIPQWHDGKGTRAWHFIDEIIIDE, encoded by the coding sequence ATGAAAAATCTAGTTGTTTTATTGGGTCTGTTATTGATGTCAGGCTGTAAGATCGATAAGGACTCCAAAGCTAATAAGTATTTACAATCGGAGGCCGTTGCCTTAGTTGCACCAACTTTGGTGGCTTCGAATTTGGTGATAGATTCTGTTGCCACCTTAAAAGCTTCACTACCTTATCCGGATGTTGAAATTCATTATACTTCAGATGGTACCGCTCCTGATGAAGCATCGCCTGAATATACAGGACCTATAAAAGTAACCAATCCCGGGGTCTATACTTTTAGGGCATACCATCCTTTTTTACAGTCCAGTGAAATAAGTACCGTTACTTTTTATAAGAGCGGGATTAAGGTTCGCGAAGTGTCAATGTTAAATGAAATCAATGCCAAATATCCTGGAAATGGAGTGAATACCCTAATCGATAATCAAAAAGGATCAAACAGTTATTCTGATGGTAGATGGATGGGGTTTGATGAAGATGTAGTCGTTGAACTGGAAATGCCATCTGAAAACAAAGCAACCAAAGTCATTATTGGTTATATGTCAGCTACGGGAGCATGGATCTTTTCGCCAGCTAAAATAACTGTTTGGGTTTCTGACGATAAGCAAGATTATACCCAGGTAGGTATGGTGGAGATTGAAACTGAGAAAAAAGGAGATGATACCGCCTTGAAAAATGTCGAAATTCCAATTAATAGAACAGGTAAATATTTTAAAATTAAGATAGAGAATCTAAAAGAAATTCCTCAATGGCATGATGGTAAAGGCACCAGAGCATGGCATTTTATAGATGAGATTATTATCGATGAATAA